The genomic interval GCCTGACCACCGGAGCCGGACTCGCCGGCGGCGCCCTGCTCGGCGGCGCCGCCGCGACCGCCGTCCCCGACCGGGCCGGGCGGTCCGGTGCGCCCGGCTGGCGGCCCGGCGGACGCCCGGTGCTGACCCACGGGGTGCAGAGCGGGGACGCGACCGCGCACTCCGCGGTGGTCTGGACCCGGGCGGACCGGGCGGGACGGCTGCACCTGGAGGTCAGCCGCCGGCCCGACCTGCGCGGGGCCCGCCGGCTCCGCGGCCCGGTGCTGGATCCGCGCGGCGACTTCACCGGCCGGGTACGCCTGACCGGGCTGCCCGCCGGGGAACGGCTCTACTACCGGGCCCGGGTGGAGAGCCTGGACCGGCCCGGCCTGTTCAGCGCGCCGCTCGACGGCAGCCTGCGCACCGCCCCGGGGCCCGGGGACCGGCGCGACGACATCCGGTTCGTCTGGACCGGCGACATCGCCGGCCAGGGCTGGGGCATCGCGCCCGATCTCGGCGGCATGGGCATCTTCGGCGCCATGCGGAAGGTACGCCCCGATTTCTACCTGTGCAGCGGCGACACCGTCTACGCCGACGGGCCGCTCGCCGAGACCGTGACGCTGCCCGACGGGCGGATCTGGCGCAACCTGGTCACCCCGGAGAAGAGCAAGGTCGCCGAGACGCTGGCCGAATATCGGGGACAGTTCGCCTACAACCTGCTCGATGAGCACTTCCGGGGCGTTCGTCGCCGAGGTGCCGCAGGTCAACCAGTGGGACGACCACGAGGTGACGAACAACTGGTACCCCGGCGAGATCCTCGACGACGTCCGGTACACCGAGCGCCGGGTCGACGTACTGGCCGCCCGGGCCCGGCAGGCGTTCCACGAGTGGGTGCCGACCCCGTCCGACGGGCGGCTCTACCGGCGGCTGCCGTACGGGCCGCTGCTGGACCTCTTCGTGCTGGACATGCGCACGCACAAGGATCCCAACGACGGCAACACGTACGCCGACCCGTCGCGCGGACTGCTCGGCCGTGAACAGCGGCAGTGGCTGGTCCGGGAACTGAAGCGGTCGACGGCGACCTGGAAGGTGATCGCCGCCGACCTGCCGATCGGCCTGGTGGTGCCGGACGGGGCTACCGCACAGGAGGGCGTCGCCCAGGGCGACGGTGGCGCGCCGGCCGGGCGTGAACTGGAGTTCGCCGAGATCCTGCGCGCCACGCACCGCGCCGGGGTACGCGGCATCGTCTTCCTCACCGCCGACGTGCACTACACGGCCGCGCACCACTACGACCCGGCCCGGGCGGCGGTCGCCGACTTCACGCCGTTCTGGGAGTTCGTCTCGGGGCCGGCACACGCCGGCGCGTTCGGCCCGAACGCCCTGGACGGCACGTTCGGGCCCCGGGCGGTCTTCGTGCACGCGCCACCCCGGGCGAACACCTCGCCGGCCGAGGGATTCCAGCACTTCGGCGAGGTGGCCATCGACGGCCCCTCGGGTGCGCTGACCGTGCACCTGCGGGACCAGGACGGCCGTGCACTATGGACGACGACCCTGCCGGCGCCGCGCTGACCGGACGGTTGGCCGATTCCCCGGCAGCCGATGTCCCCCGTTCGACCCGCGCCTCGTCGCGGCGTTCGGGCTGCCGGCCTGCCTCTGAGTCGACCGGCACCCCGGCCGCCGTCCGGCGGCCGAGCACCCCGGCCGAGGGCGGCTCACCACCGGTGGGCCGCCCCGTCGGCGCCGACCACGGTCCCGACCACCCGGCCCGGGTGGTCCAACCCGGCGAGCTTGCCGCGCACCTGCCCCGCCTCGATGTGGTCGACCTCGGCGAGCACCTCCAGCGCCTCCCGCCAGACGTCGGCGGCGGCGCGCAGGTCGCCGAAGGCGTGGTGGGTGTCGCCGAGATGCGACAGCGTGATGCCCTCCAGGTGGCGGTCACCGATCGCCCGGTAGAGCCGCACCGCCTGGTCGTAGCAGTGCACCGACCGGTCCCGGTGGCCGAGGTGGTGGTGCACCCGTCCGAGACTCCCCCAGGTGTTGGCCTGACCGTTGCGGTCGTCGAGTTCCTGGAGCTGGGCGAGGGCCTGCTCGCAGTAGGACAGTGCCGAGGAGTGGTCCTCCAGCAGGGTGAGGCACCAGCCGACCGCGTTGCGGGCCCGCGCCTCCCCGTGCCGGTTGCCGGCCGCCTCCAGCAGTCCGAGCCCCCGCCGGGCGTGGTCGAGCGCCTCGGAGAGCCGACCCCGGCGTTCCCACATCAGCGCCAGGTTCAGGTGGGTGTGGCCCTGTCCGACCTGGTCACCGGCATGGCCGTACAGCTCCAGGGCGTTGCGGAGCTGGGCGTCGGCGTCGTCGAGCCGGGCCAGCCGGGTGTAGGCCCGGGCGAGGAACCGGTGCGCGACGGCCTGGGCCGCCGGGTCGGCCAGCCGGCGCGCGGCGGTGACCGCGGCCCGCTGGGTGGCGACCAGGTCGTACCAGTGGCTGCTGCGGTCCAGGTAGGTGGCGAGGATCCAGCCGAGCTGCCACGTCTGGGTGTCCCGTCCGGTGCCGGCGGCGTAGTCGAGGAGGGCCAGCAGCACGGGGCGCTCGGCGGCGAACCAGTCCAGCGCCCGCTGGTGGTCCACCGGTTGCTCCCGGGTGACCCCGGGGCGGATCGGGCCGAGCGGGAGGGGAGCCGGTTCGGTCCGCAGCAGGGCGTCGGCGGCGTCCCCGCTGTGCAGGTAGTGGTCGAGCAGCCGGTCGACGGCGGCCCGGCGCCGCCGCTCCGAGTCGATCCGCTCGGCCACCTCGGCCGCGTACGCCCGCAGCAGGTCGTGCGGGGCGTACCGGCCGTTGGACCGCTGTCCGACCAGGTTGGACCGGGTCAGTTCGGCCAGCGTCTCGCGGGTCTCGGCGAGCGGCCGGCCGGCGAGACTCGCCGCGGCGGCGGCCGAGAGGTCCGGCCCGGGGTGCAGGCCGAGCAGCCGGAACAGTCGCGCGGCGGCGGGGCGCAGCGACCGGTACGACCAGGAGAAGACCGCCCGCAGGTCGGTGGTGGGGTCGCCGGTGCTCAGCGCGTCCAACCGGTCCGCGCCCCGGCGCAACTGGCCGGCCAGCTCGCCGAGGGAGAGGTTCCGGCTGGTGGCGACCCGGGCGGCCACGATCGCCAGCGCCAGCGGCAGCCCGGCACACCGGGCCAGGATCTCGGCCACCGCCTGCGGCTCGTCGCCGGCCCGGGGCCCGCCGATCCGGCGCAGCAGCAGTTCGCGGGCCTCCCGGGCCGGCAGCGGGTCCACCGGTACCGGTCCGGCACCTTCGATGGCGACCAGGTCCGCCAGCCGGGCCCGGCTGGTGACCACGACCAGGCAGCCGGGACCGCCGGGCAGCAGCGGCCGGACCTGGGCGGCGTCCCGGGCGTTGTCCAGCAGCACCAGCATCCGCCGGTGGAACATCTGGCTGCGGTAGAGCGCCGCCTGGGCGTCCAGGTCGGTCGGGATCCGCTCGGCGGGCACCGCGAGCGCGTCGAGGAACTGCCGTACCGCCTCGGCCGGATCCACCGCCGGGCCGGCGGGGTCGAAGCCGCGCAGGTTGACGTAGAGCTGGCCGTCCGGGAACCGGTGCGCCACCTGGTGCGCCCAGTGCACCGCCAGGGTGGTCTTGCCGACCCCGGCCGTGCCGGAGACCACGGCGATCACCGTCGCGCCCGGTCCGGGCGGCCGGGTCGCCCGGTCCAGCAGCCCGTCGAGCCGGGCCAGCTCGGCGGTCCGACCGGTGAACTCGGCCAGGTCCGCCGGAAGCTGCGCCGGCCTGGGTGCGCTGCGGGCCGCCGCCGGCACGGTCACCGTCTCCGCACGGGTCGGTCGGCCGGTCGGCTCCTCGTCGTGCAGCAGCGCGCTGTGCGCCGCCGCCAGCTCCGGCCCGGGGGCCACCCCGAGGTCGTCGGCGAGCCGCCGGCGCACCTCGTGGTACGCGGCGAACGCCTGCCCCCGCCGCCCGGCCGCGTGGTACGCCCGGATCAGCCGCGCGTGCGCCGCCTCGTCCAGTGGCGCGGCGACCGCCGCCTCCGCCAGGATCGGCAGCCCCTCGGCCGCCCGACCGGCGGCGATCATCACCTCGCCGTACCGGCCGAGTGCCGACTGCCGCTCGCCGACCAGCGCGACCACCTTCGGATGGCTCGCCAGGGCGGGTACGTCGGCCAGTGGTGCACCGTGCCACAGCGCCAGTGCCTCGCCGAGCAGTTCCGCGGCCGCGTCGAGCTGGCCACGCCGTTGCGCGGCCGTGGCGGCGTCGATCCGCTGCCGGAACCGTGTGACGTCCAGCCCGGCGTCGGGCACGTGCAGCGCATAGCCGTCGCCGACCAGCCGCAACACGGTGCCCTGGTCCCGGGGGCGCCGCTCCGGCTCAAGTAGCCGGCGCAGGTGCTTGACGTGGGTCTGGATGACGTTTGCCGCGCTGGTCGGCGGCTCCCGGTCGTACCAGAGTCCGCTCATGAGTTCGGCGCGTTGTAGCGGTCTGCCGCCGGCCAGCGCCAGCAGCCCGAGCACCACCCGGCGGGCCGCAGGCCCCAGGTCGAGCGGTTCGTCGTCCCGCCAGGCCCGTACCGGACCGAGCAGCTGAATCCGCACGAGCGCCCCCCGCCGTCCGTCCACCAGCCGCCGCGCGCGGGTGATCCGGTGCGGCGCCCACTGCCGTCGAACTTAGATCAGCGTCGGTTGATGTGCCTATCGGACCAACGGCGGTTTCCGGGCGTACGCCCGAACGTCGGCCCGGCCCGCCGCGCCGGCCGGCGGATTCTCCTTGACAGCAATCAGTGCTGTAGACCTATAGTCCTAGGAGACTAGATAAATAGAGGTAGCAGTGATCGAATTCCACCTGGACACCCGCTCGGGCCTCGCGCCGTACCTGCAACTCGTCCAGCAGGTGCAGCAGGCGCTGCGGCTCGGCCTGCTCTCCGCCGGTGACCAACTGCCGACGGTCAAGGAGGTCGTGGCGCGGTTGGCGATCAACCCGAACACCGTTCTCAAGGCCTACCGGGAGCTGGAACACCAGGGTCTGGTCTCACCCCGTCCGGGGGTGGGGACGTTCGTGACCCGGACGCTGACCGACGACTCCCTCGCCGCGCACGAGTCACTCCGGGCCGAACTGGTCGGGTGGCTCTCCCGGGCCCAGCGCGCGGGCCTGGACGCGGAAAGCATCGAAGCCCTCTTCATGAGCACATTCCGAAAGGCCACAGAGGTGAAACCATGACCCCGGTCCTGCGGACCGACGCACTCGGCAAGCGCTACGGCCGGCGCCCGGCGCTCACGGACGTGACCCTGAGCATCCCCGCCGGCCGGGTGGTCGGCCTGGTCGGCCCCAACGGCGCCGGCAAGTCCACCCTGCTCAACCTCGCCTCCGGCATGATCGCGCCGACCGCCGGCACGATCGAGGTGCTCGGATCCCGGCCCGCCGCCGACACGGCCCAACTGGCCAGGGTCGGCTTCGTCGCCCAGGACACCCCGGTCTACCCGGGCCTCTCCGTCGGCGACCACCTGCGGTTGGGCGCCCGGCTGAACCCCGGCTGGGACGACCGGCTGGCACGGCAGCGGATCGGCCAGGTCGGCCTCGATCCGACCCAGAAGGCCGGTCGGCTCTCCGGGGGCCAGCGGGCCCAACTCGCCCTGACGCTCGCCGCCGCCAAGCGGCCCCAA from Plantactinospora sp. BC1 carries:
- a CDS encoding BTAD domain-containing putative transcriptional regulator, with translation MRIQLLGPVRAWRDDEPLDLGPAARRVVLGLLALAGGRPLQRAELMSGLWYDREPPTSAANVIQTHVKHLRRLLEPERRPRDQGTVLRLVGDGYALHVPDAGLDVTRFRQRIDAATAAQRRGQLDAAAELLGEALALWHGAPLADVPALASHPKVVALVGERQSALGRYGEVMIAAGRAAEGLPILAEAAVAAPLDEAAHARLIRAYHAAGRRGQAFAAYHEVRRRLADDLGVAPGPELAAAHSALLHDEEPTGRPTRAETVTVPAAARSAPRPAQLPADLAEFTGRTAELARLDGLLDRATRPPGPGATVIAVVSGTAGVGKTTLAVHWAHQVAHRFPDGQLYVNLRGFDPAGPAVDPAEAVRQFLDALAVPAERIPTDLDAQAALYRSQMFHRRMLVLLDNARDAAQVRPLLPGGPGCLVVVTSRARLADLVAIEGAGPVPVDPLPAREARELLLRRIGGPRAGDEPQAVAEILARCAGLPLALAIVAARVATSRNLSLGELAGQLRRGADRLDALSTGDPTTDLRAVFSWSYRSLRPAAARLFRLLGLHPGPDLSAAAAASLAGRPLAETRETLAELTRSNLVGQRSNGRYAPHDLLRAYAAEVAERIDSERRRRAAVDRLLDHYLHSGDAADALLRTEPAPLPLGPIRPGVTREQPVDHQRALDWFAAERPVLLALLDYAAGTGRDTQTWQLGWILATYLDRSSHWYDLVATQRAAVTAARRLADPAAQAVAHRFLARAYTRLARLDDADAQLRNALELYGHAGDQVGQGHTHLNLALMWERRGRLSEALDHARRGLGLLEAAGNRHGEARARNAVGWCLTLLEDHSSALSYCEQALAQLQELDDRNGQANTWGSLGRVHHHLGHRDRSVHCYDQAVRLYRAIGDRHLEGITLSHLGDTHHAFGDLRAAADVWREALEVLAEVDHIEAGQVRGKLAGLDHPGRVVGTVVGADGAAHRW
- a CDS encoding GntR family transcriptional regulator, with the protein product MIEFHLDTRSGLAPYLQLVQQVQQALRLGLLSAGDQLPTVKEVVARLAINPNTVLKAYRELEHQGLVSPRPGVGTFVTRTLTDDSLAAHESLRAELVGWLSRAQRAGLDAESIEALFMSTFRKATEVKP